The Streptomyces sp. V4I8 genome includes the window GCCGTCCGCTTCGGCCTGGCGGTCCGTGGCGCCGATGAGGCGGTCACGGTGGCTGCCGACGGAGCGGGGCATGAGGACGTCCGCGTAGGCGGAACCGGCGCCGGCCGAGGCGGCGGGGGCGGGAGGCTCCTCCGTGGCCGGTTCGGCGGAGGGTTCCTCCGGGTCCGGCTCCGACGGACGCTCCGGGACCACCAGGTCACCGCGGAAGCTGGGCACCGCCTCCAGCAGGCTGGTCAGCGAGTCCCGTTCCTCGGTGGTCTCCTCGACGGGTTCGGAGGCGGCGGCCGGCAGACTCGGCCGCGCGGTCTCGAGGGCACGGTCCATGCCGCGGTCGCGCGGAAGCCGGGCGATCCGCGGCACGAACGGGAAGCTGGGCTCCGGCGCGGCGAGGTCCTCGGACTCGCCGATCAGCGAGCGCGCCTCCTCGTCGACGGCCTGTACGAGCCGCCGGGGCGGGTCGTACGTCCAGCTCGCCGAGTGCGGTTCGCCCGCCACCATGTAGACCAGCAGCACTTCCCAGGTGCCGTCGTCGCGGCGCCACGAGTCCCACTGCACGGTGTCCTTGTCGGCGCCGCGCAGCAGCAGCCGCTCCTGGACGGCCTCGCCGAGCTGGGGACCTGCGGCGTTCTCGCCGGGCCGGCGGACGGGAGTCTTGCGGGCCCGTTCGGCCATGAAGGCGCGCTCGGCGAGCACGGGGCCCTCGAAGCGCCGTACGCGGTCGACGGGGATGCCGGCGAGTTGGGCGACCTCTTCCGCGGTCGCACCAGCTCGTATACGCGCCTGGATGTCACGGGGGCGGAGATGGCTCTCCACCTCGATCTCGATCTGGCCGAGGCGGGGACGGTCGCCGCGCACGGCGGCGCGCAGGCGTTCGTCGATCGGAAGGGTGTACTCCGTCGCGTCGGCAGCCTTCAGCACCAGCCGTGTGCCGTCATTGGAGACGGCCACGACACGCAGTTCGGGCATGGGGACCTCCCGGGTGGTGCCTGCCGACGTCACGTGCGTCGCTGCTTCCGCTAGTCGAGTGTGGCCTGCCCGGGTGCAGCCTGCCACAACCTTGCCGAGTTGCCCGGCGTGTCGGGCACGGGCCCTGGATCGCCGTTATGGCACGGTTACCTATTCGCAACGCTAAGTGACCAACTCCGTCACCCTGTGCAACTAGCCCCCTCCCGGCGGTCCTTGAAGGCCACGGACACCCAGGCGGGAGACCGGACCCAGGGCTCGCAACAGTACTCCATTTGGGCCACGTGCGTGGATTGGCGCGCCGCCCAAATTCAGGCAAGAAGCATGACTCGGCCGTCGGTTGAGCGGTTTTCGGATCTTGAACGTGGCGTACTTCACCCGATCCGCAGAAACGGAACCAATGGATCTCGCCCGTCCGCCGTGTCGGGCGTGACGCGTCGGCTACGCCCCCAACACCCGCCGCAGGTAGTCGTTCTGGAACCGGCGGTCGGGATCCAGCCGGTCCCGCAGCGCCGTGAACTCACCGAAGCGCGGGTACACCTGGGCGAAGTACTCGGCGTCCCGCGTGTGCAGCTTGCCCCAGTGCGGCCGCCCCTCGTGCGCGGTGAAGATCCGCTCGGCGGCGGTGAAGTACCGCTGGAACGGGGTGCCCTTGACCATATGGACGGCGATGTACGCGCTGTCGCGGCCCGAGGCGGTGGAGAGGGTGATGTCGTCGGCCGGGGCGGTGCGCACCTCGACCGGGAAACTGACCCTGAGGCCGGAGCGGTCGACCATGGCCTTCAGCTCGCGCAGCGCCTCGACGACGGCCTCGCGCGGAACGGCGTACTCCATCTCCACGAAACGCACCCGGCGCGGCGATGTGAAGACCTTGTACGGGATGTCGGTGTACGTCCGCGCGGACAGCGCCTTGCTGGAGACCTGGGCGATCGCGGGGATCGTGGCGGGCACCGCGCGGCCGACCCACTGGGCGACCTGGAAGACGCCGTTGGAGAGGAACTCGTCCTCGAACCAGCCCTGCAGCTGCGACACCGGCTTCTCCGGGCCGGCGCTGCGGTTGTTGCGCTTGGTGTTGGTGTTGCCGGTGTGCGGGAACCAGTAGAACTCGAAGTGCTCGTTCTCCGCCCACAGTTCGTCGAAGTCCGCCAGGACCCTGCCGAACGGCATCGGCTCCTCGCGCGCGGAGAGCAGGAAGATCGGCTCCACGGCGAAGGTGATCGCGGTGACGATGCCCAGGGCGCCGAGGCCGATACGGGCGGCCGCGAACACCTCCGGATTCTCCTTCTCGGAGCAGGTGAGCACCGAGCCGTCGGCGGTGACCAGCTCCAGGCCCTTGATCTGGGCGGCGATCGAGGCCGACTCGCGGCCCGTGCCGTGGGTGCCGGTGCTCGTGGCGCCGGAGACGGTCTGCTCCATGATGTCGCCCATGTTCGCGAGCGACAGACCCTCGCGCGCCAGGGCCATGTTGAGTCTCTTGAGCGGGGTGCCGGCCTCGACCGTGACCGTCATGGCATCGCGGTCGATGTCACGTATGCCCGTCAACAGTTGAGGGCGGATCAACACACCGTCGGTCGCGGCAATGGACGTGAACGAATGCCCGCTGCCGACCGCCTTCACCTTCAGGCCGTCCTCGGCGGCCCGGCGTATCGCCGCGGACAGCTCCTCGACGGAGGCCGGAGTGACCTCCCGCGCGGGGCGAGCGGCGACATTGCCGCCCCAGTTACGCCACGTGCCGTTCCTGCCGCTCGGTGTGCTGCTCAACGGTGCCTCCCCGACGTGGAGCCGGCCTGCTGAGCCGGCGGTACCCCAGGAAACCCACCGCGACCGCGACGGCTCCGGACACCGCCGGAACCCCGTACCCGGCTTCCGCTCCGGCGGCGTCGATCACCCAGCCGGCCGCGGCGGAGCCGAGCGCGACGCCGACCGCGAGCCCGGTGCTCACCCAGGTCATGCCCTCGGTCAGTTGCGCGCGTGGTACGTGCTCTTCGATCAGGGACATAGTGGTGATCATCGTGGGAGCGACGGCCATGCCCGCAACGAACAGCGCCACGGCCAGAAGCGGCAAGTTTCCGACCAGTAGGAGGGGGATCATACTCACGGCCATCGCGCATATGCCCAGCAGCCAGCGAGGTTCGGGCGCCCCCTGGAAGCGCAGCAGCCCGAAGACCAGGCCCGCCGCGCAGGAGCCCGCCGCGTACAGCGCGAGGACCACGCTCGCGGCGCTCTTGTGGCCCTGCTCGTCCGCGAAGGCCACCGTGACCACGTCGACGGCCCCGAAGATCGCTCCGGTCGCCACGAAGGTGGCCACCAGGACCTGCAGTCCCGGGGCGCGCAGGGCCGAGCCGCCGCCCTGCTTCTCACGCGGATGCGGTGCCGGCTCGGTGGCCCGCTGTGCGGTCAGCCAGAAGACGCCGACCGCCAGGAAGCAGCCGGCGAGCAGCGGTCCGGCCTCCGGGAACCATGCCGTGGACAGGCCGATGGAGATGATCGGCCCGAAGATGAAGCACACCTCGTCGATCACGGACTCGAAGGAGTACGCCGTGTGCAGCTGGGGCGTCCCCCGGTACAGCGCGGCCCAGCGGGCGCGGACCATCGCCCCGACGCTGGGCACGCAGCCGATGCCGACGCAGGCCACGAACAACACCCAGTCCGGCCACCCGTAGTGCGCGGCGAACAGCAGCAGGCCGCCTCCCACGAGCGAGATCAGCGTCGCCGGCCGGAGCACCCGGCGCTGCCCGTACTGGTCGACCAGCCGTGAGACCTGCGGACCCGCCACCGCCGCGGCGAGCGCGATCGTGGCCGACAGGGCGCCGGCGAGGCCGTACCGCCCGGTCAGCTGGGAGATCATCGTGACCACGCCGATGCCCATCATCGACAGCGGCATCCGGCCGAGGAGGCCCGCGGCGGAGAAGCCCTTGGTGCCAGGGGCGGCGAACAGGGCGCGGTAGGGGCTCGGCACGGGGGTCTCCGGTCAGGCGGAAGCAGCGGGGCTGCGGGGGGCTCGGGGCGGCTCGGCAATGCGTGAGGTGGCGCGGTGGGGCGTGAGGGGCGCTCGTAAGGCGTGTGGATGGCCGGTACAGCTTACGAGTTAGGTGACCCTGATGCACCAGGCCGGACGCATCGGGAACCCGGGTGGTCACCCCACCGTTTCCCGGCTGTCAGTACCGGATGACAGGATCGATCCATGCCAGACGTGCGCGATGCCACCCCCTACGACGCCCTGCTCCTGCTCTCCTTCGGGGGCCCCGAGGGCCCGGACGACGTGATCCCGTTCCTGGAGAACGTCACCCGGGGGCGGGGCATCCCCAAGGAACGCCTGAAGGAAGTCGGCGAGCACTACTTCCTGTTCGGCGGCGTCAGCCCCATCAACGACCAGAACCGCGCCCTGCTGGACGCCCTCCGCAAGGACTTCGCCGAGCACGGCCTGGATCTGCCGATCTACTGGGGCAACCGCAACTGGGCGCCGTACCTGACGGACACCCTGCGCGAAATGGTCGCCGACGGCCGCCGCCGCATCCTCGTCCTGGCCACCAGCGCCTACGCCTCCTACTCGGGCTGCCGCCAGTACCGCGAGAACCTCGCCGACTCGCTCGCCGCCCTGGAGGCCGAGGGCCTGGAGCTGCCGAGGGTCGACAAGCTGCGGCACTACTTCAACCACCCCGGCTTCCTGGAGCCGATGGTCGACGGTGTCATCGAGTCCCTCGCCGACCTCCCCGAGGACGTCCGGGACGGCGCCCACCTCGCGTTCTCGACCCACTCGATCCCGAACGCGTCCGCCGACACCTCCGGCCCCGTCGAGGACCACGGCGAGGGCGGCGCGTACGTCGCGCAGCACCTGGACGTGGCCCGGCTGATCGCCGACGCCGTACGCGAGCGCACCGGCGTCGACCACCCCTGGCAGCTCGTGTACCAGTCCCGGTCCGGCGCCCCGCACATCCCGTGGCTGGAGCCCGACATCTGCGACCACCTCGAGGAGCGCCACGAGGCAGGCGTTCCGGCGGTGGTGATCTCGCCCATCGGCTTCGTCTCCGACCATATGGAGGTCCTCTACGACCTCGACACGGAGGCCAAGGCCAAGGCCGAGGAGCTGGGTCTGCCGATGCGCCGCTCGGCCACCGTCGGCGACGACCCGCGGTTCGCCGCCGCGATCCGCGACCTCGTCCTGGAGCGTGCCGCCGTGGAGCGCGCGCAAGAGGTCACGCCCTGCGTCCTCGGCGGGCTCGGCGCGAGCCACAACCTCTGCCCGGTGGGCTGCTGCCCGGCCCGCGCGCCCAGGCCCGCCGCGGCGGGTGCCGACAGTCCCTACGCGTGAGGAGCCCCGTGACCGACGTACTCGACCCGCTGCACTCGGAACTGCTCGAACTGGCGCAGCAGGCCGCCCTCCGCGCGGGCGAGCTGCTGCGTGACGGCCGTCCGGCCGACCTCGCCGTGGCGGCGACCAAGTCGAGCCCGATCGACGTGGTCACCGAGATGGACATCGCGGCGGAGAAGCTGATCACCACCCTGATCTCCGAACACCGCCCGGACGACGGCTTCCTGGGCGAGGAGGGCGCCTCCACCGAGGGCACGAGCGGCGTCCGCTGGGTGATCGACCCCCTGGACGGCACGGTCAACTACCTCTACGGACTGCCCACCTGGTCCGTCTCCATCGCCGCCGAGCTGGACGGGGAGACGGTCGTCGGCGTCGTGGCCGCCCCGATGCGCGGCGAGACGTACCACGCGGTCCGCGGGGGCGGCGCCTGGGCCACGGGAGCGTGGGAGGGCGAGCGCAGGCTCAGCTGCCGTCCCACGGCCCCTCTGGAGCAGGCCCTGGTCTCGACCGGCTTCAACTACGTCACCGAGGTCCGCACCCACCAGGCCGACGTCGCC containing:
- a CDS encoding ferrochelatase, translating into MPDVRDATPYDALLLLSFGGPEGPDDVIPFLENVTRGRGIPKERLKEVGEHYFLFGGVSPINDQNRALLDALRKDFAEHGLDLPIYWGNRNWAPYLTDTLREMVADGRRRILVLATSAYASYSGCRQYRENLADSLAALEAEGLELPRVDKLRHYFNHPGFLEPMVDGVIESLADLPEDVRDGAHLAFSTHSIPNASADTSGPVEDHGEGGAYVAQHLDVARLIADAVRERTGVDHPWQLVYQSRSGAPHIPWLEPDICDHLEERHEAGVPAVVISPIGFVSDHMEVLYDLDTEAKAKAEELGLPMRRSATVGDDPRFAAAIRDLVLERAAVERAQEVTPCVLGGLGASHNLCPVGCCPARAPRPAAAGADSPYA
- a CDS encoding inositol monophosphatase family protein, whose protein sequence is MTDVLDPLHSELLELAQQAALRAGELLRDGRPADLAVAATKSSPIDVVTEMDIAAEKLITTLISEHRPDDGFLGEEGASTEGTSGVRWVIDPLDGTVNYLYGLPTWSVSIAAELDGETVVGVVAAPMRGETYHAVRGGGAWATGAWEGERRLSCRPTAPLEQALVSTGFNYVTEVRTHQADVAQRLIPLLRDIRRGGSAAIDLCDLAAGRLDGYYERGLNAWDVAAGDLIAREAGALTGGRPGERPSRDLAVAATPGVFEPLQRLLEEFGAWHD
- a CDS encoding MFS transporter, which produces MPSPYRALFAAPGTKGFSAAGLLGRMPLSMMGIGVVTMISQLTGRYGLAGALSATIALAAAVAGPQVSRLVDQYGQRRVLRPATLISLVGGGLLLFAAHYGWPDWVLFVACVGIGCVPSVGAMVRARWAALYRGTPQLHTAYSFESVIDEVCFIFGPIISIGLSTAWFPEAGPLLAGCFLAVGVFWLTAQRATEPAPHPREKQGGGSALRAPGLQVLVATFVATGAIFGAVDVVTVAFADEQGHKSAASVVLALYAAGSCAAGLVFGLLRFQGAPEPRWLLGICAMAVSMIPLLLVGNLPLLAVALFVAGMAVAPTMITTMSLIEEHVPRAQLTEGMTWVSTGLAVGVALGSAAAGWVIDAAGAEAGYGVPAVSGAVAVAVGFLGYRRLSRPAPRRGGTVEQHTERQERHVA
- the sepH gene encoding septation protein SepH, producing MPELRVVAVSNDGTRLVLKAADATEYTLPIDERLRAAVRGDRPRLGQIEIEVESHLRPRDIQARIRAGATAEEVAQLAGIPVDRVRRFEGPVLAERAFMAERARKTPVRRPGENAAGPQLGEAVQERLLLRGADKDTVQWDSWRRDDGTWEVLLVYMVAGEPHSASWTYDPPRRLVQAVDEEARSLIGESEDLAAPEPSFPFVPRIARLPRDRGMDRALETARPSLPAAASEPVEETTEERDSLTSLLEAVPSFRGDLVVPERPSEPDPEEPSAEPATEEPPAPAASAGAGSAYADVLMPRSVGSHRDRLIGATDRQAEADGVRPGRRAAVPSWDEIVFGTRRKKQE
- a CDS encoding D-arabinono-1,4-lactone oxidase translates to MSSTPSGRNGTWRNWGGNVAARPAREVTPASVEELSAAIRRAAEDGLKVKAVGSGHSFTSIAATDGVLIRPQLLTGIRDIDRDAMTVTVEAGTPLKRLNMALAREGLSLANMGDIMEQTVSGATSTGTHGTGRESASIAAQIKGLELVTADGSVLTCSEKENPEVFAAARIGLGALGIVTAITFAVEPIFLLSAREEPMPFGRVLADFDELWAENEHFEFYWFPHTGNTNTKRNNRSAGPEKPVSQLQGWFEDEFLSNGVFQVAQWVGRAVPATIPAIAQVSSKALSARTYTDIPYKVFTSPRRVRFVEMEYAVPREAVVEALRELKAMVDRSGLRVSFPVEVRTAPADDITLSTASGRDSAYIAVHMVKGTPFQRYFTAAERIFTAHEGRPHWGKLHTRDAEYFAQVYPRFGEFTALRDRLDPDRRFQNDYLRRVLGA